The Chloroflexota bacterium genome contains a region encoding:
- a CDS encoding ABC transporter ATP-binding protein — MGFILDGLDTEAYDRTYSDRELLQRIIRYFRPHARKMTLVAITLTLNSVATTGGPILISRAIDGLMKRPSMQVIWLLAGGVLLLGLSAWVFNYIRQWFSARVVGDVVLKLREDVFNATVRHDLSFFDEHSSGKIVSRITSDTQDFSTVVTLSIDLLSQVLLVVLLSIWLLRIEPRLTLLLLLMTPVAAAIALSFRRVARRVTLHAKQVTAKINAEIQESISGIMIAKSFRQEQAMYDAFSAKNRQAFQVGLRRGLTLNTIFPIMGIASGIGTAILVYAGGLAARAGAVSPGNWVLFMQTIGFFWWPIMNISSFWSQFQDGLSAAERVFALIDAEPNVVQEAAEPVPELEGRIEFRHLRFAYHRDDLVLPDLSLLIQPKETVAFVGHTGAGKSSLARLVARFYEFQGGDLLIDGRDIRRLDLSQYRRHIGLVPQEPFLFSGTVRDNIRYGCPEASDEEVQEAAMRIGNGEWINDLTSGLDTDVGERGANLSMGQRQLVALARVLLKDPAILILDEATASVDPFTEAQIQEGLKEVMRDRTAIVIAHRLSTVRHADRIIVLRDGQIIEEGNHVSLLAAGGHYAELYNTYFRHQSLEYIEQARLLGESTEQPVMDVQSNLPCDESNPQSAPASVSADRTTDTTKPPISDV; from the coding sequence ATGGGTTTTATCTTAGACGGACTCGACACCGAGGCTTACGACCGCACTTATAGCGACCGAGAGTTGCTCCAGCGCATCATTCGCTATTTTCGACCCCATGCGCGCAAGATGACATTGGTGGCCATCACGCTGACGTTGAACTCTGTGGCCACAACTGGCGGGCCAATCCTCATCTCACGTGCCATTGACGGTCTGATGAAGCGTCCTTCCATGCAGGTCATCTGGCTCCTTGCTGGAGGCGTGTTGCTGCTAGGATTATCGGCTTGGGTGTTCAACTACATCCGCCAGTGGTTTTCCGCGCGCGTCGTGGGGGATGTGGTGCTCAAATTGCGCGAGGATGTGTTCAATGCCACGGTCAGGCATGACCTCTCCTTCTTCGATGAGCATTCATCAGGCAAGATCGTCAGTCGTATCACGTCGGATACGCAGGATTTTTCTACCGTGGTCACCTTGAGCATAGACCTGCTCAGCCAGGTATTGCTGGTTGTACTGTTATCCATCTGGTTGCTGCGGATTGAGCCAAGACTGACTCTCCTGTTATTGCTCATGACGCCCGTTGCTGCTGCCATCGCTCTCAGTTTCCGTCGTGTGGCACGGCGCGTGACCCTACACGCAAAACAAGTCACGGCCAAGATCAACGCCGAAATCCAAGAAAGCATCAGTGGCATCATGATTGCCAAAAGCTTCCGGCAGGAGCAAGCAATGTACGACGCCTTCTCAGCCAAGAACCGACAGGCTTTCCAGGTTGGACTGCGGCGTGGCTTGACCCTCAACACTATCTTTCCCATTATGGGCATCGCGTCAGGGATTGGCACAGCCATATTGGTTTACGCAGGGGGATTGGCCGCCCGCGCAGGTGCCGTCAGCCCCGGCAATTGGGTGCTTTTCATGCAAACTATAGGTTTCTTCTGGTGGCCCATCATGAACATCTCCTCCTTTTGGAGCCAGTTCCAGGATGGGCTATCCGCAGCAGAGCGAGTTTTCGCCTTGATTGATGCGGAACCGAACGTGGTGCAGGAAGCCGCCGAGCCAGTGCCAGAGTTGGAAGGTCGGATAGAATTTCGGCACTTGCGCTTTGCCTATCACCGCGATGATCTTGTGCTACCAGATCTCTCGCTGCTCATTCAGCCCAAAGAAACCGTGGCGTTTGTGGGACACACGGGTGCAGGCAAATCGAGCCTGGCACGCTTGGTCGCGCGTTTTTACGAGTTTCAAGGAGGAGATCTGCTCATTGATGGACGAGATATCCGCCGACTGGACCTCAGCCAGTACCGCCGTCACATTGGGCTGGTGCCACAGGAGCCCTTCCTCTTCTCCGGCACAGTGCGCGACAATATCCGCTATGGCTGCCCAGAAGCAAGCGACGAAGAGGTACAAGAAGCCGCTATGCGCATCGGCAACGGGGAGTGGATCAACGACCTAACCTCTGGTCTGGATACGGATGTCGGTGAGCGAGGCGCTAACCTATCTATGGGGCAACGGCAACTGGTCGCCCTGGCCCGCGTGCTGCTCAAGGATCCAGCCATACTCATCCTCGATGAAGCCACAGCGAGCGTGGATCCATTCACCGAGGCACAGATTCAGGAAGGATTGAAGGAAGTGATGCGTGATCGGACGGCTATCGTAATTGCCCATCGTCTCTCCACTGTGCGCCACGCAGATCGCATCATCGTGCTGCGCGATGGCCAGATCATCGAAGAAGGCAACCACGTGTCATTGTTGGCCGCAGGTGGCCACTATGCGGAACTGTACAATACCTACTTCCGGCATCAATCGCTGGAATACATTGAGCAGGCAAGGCTCCTCGGGGAATCTACGGAACAGCCCGTCATGGATGTCCAGAGCAACCTACCTTGCGATGAAAGCAATCCCCAGTCCGCC